The DNA window CAGTCGGATCTAAATAATCTATAATAACTTGCTTTTCAATTGTCGATAAAGTCCAAACCGATTTCCCATCCGAAACAATCAGTTGGTGAGGAGTTTCGATTCGAAATGCATCCTTTTTACCGATATAAATTTTCCCGGAATTTTGTTCTTCTTCTTCGGCAAGCGACCAATAAAAAGTCTGGGAGAATTCCGCTTCTATGACTTGAACATCTTCAAGCTTTTTTTGTACATTTTTGATGATCTGTTTTGCGGAGGGGTCCTTATCATAAATCCAGCCAAGCAAAGGCAGGATTATACAAATAATAAAAATTTTTGGGCTTAAGGAATTCATATTATTATTAGGATAAGGTATTTGAAATTAGTTTGTATCAATGCTTTTAATGTTTTATTCAAAATATTGATTTTAGTTTCTTATTTATTGGT is part of the candidate division KSB1 bacterium genome and encodes:
- a CDS encoding outer membrane lipoprotein carrier protein LolA; protein product: MNSLSPKIFIICIILPLLGWIYDKDPSAKQIIKNVQKKLEDVQVIEAEFSQTFYWSLAEEEEQNSGKIYIGKKDAFRIETPHQLIVSDGKSVWTLSTIEKQVIIDYLDPTEGSYLPHHLFVNYHKDYDVELIGLEVFENRQCYHITLKSQSPDVFIQKLDVWVDKKEWLTRKLTYFDANENSTTYIINKITLLTNSNNDLFHYIPDDSIEVVDLR